One Curtobacterium herbarum genomic window carries:
- a CDS encoding bifunctional folylpolyglutamate synthase/dihydrofolate synthase, with protein MSESNEYDAHDDDTDDIAPDGIEIPVGPAGDTAPGDALPYGGDDDEVQRVEAALYARVGEQAPERRLTATRRAVELLGDPHLAYPVIHITGTNGKTSTARMTESIVRAHGLRTGLMTSPHLVSIRERIVIDGEPIEPSRFVENWDDITPILEITDAELTAKGELPLTFFEALTVLALACFAEAPVDVAVIEVGMGGEWDSTNVVQSQVQVFTPIAIDHAKQLGNTVAEIARTKSGIVKPSSSVVSSAQTPEALAELERAAELTESTLAVEGTAFGVTSDTPAVGGQLVSVQGIAGTYDDLFVPLFGAHQAHNAAVAIAAVESFLGRGSQALDEDVLSEGLANATSPGRLQPIATGPTVVVDAAHNPHGAKALADALPVAFPSDHVVGVVGILRDKDARGFVRALKDTVATFVVTQPPGERALDADEFARVVVDEVGNDRVVVEPSLAGALQEARDLADDADAEDAMVLVAGSIVMVGAVMELVHREGGTK; from the coding sequence ATGAGCGAGAGCAACGAGTACGACGCGCACGACGACGACACGGACGACATCGCCCCCGACGGCATCGAGATCCCGGTCGGCCCGGCCGGCGACACCGCGCCCGGCGACGCCCTGCCCTACGGCGGTGACGACGACGAGGTCCAGCGCGTCGAGGCCGCCCTGTACGCCCGGGTCGGCGAGCAGGCACCGGAACGCCGGCTGACCGCGACCCGCCGTGCCGTCGAGCTCCTCGGCGACCCGCACCTGGCGTACCCGGTCATCCACATCACGGGCACGAACGGCAAGACGTCCACGGCCCGGATGACCGAGAGCATCGTCCGCGCCCACGGCCTGCGCACCGGCCTGATGACGAGCCCGCACCTGGTGTCCATCCGGGAACGCATCGTCATCGACGGCGAGCCCATCGAGCCGAGCCGCTTCGTCGAGAACTGGGACGACATCACCCCGATCCTCGAGATCACCGACGCCGAGCTCACCGCGAAGGGCGAGCTGCCGCTGACGTTCTTCGAGGCGCTGACCGTCCTGGCCCTGGCGTGCTTCGCCGAGGCACCGGTCGACGTCGCCGTGATCGAGGTCGGCATGGGCGGCGAGTGGGACTCCACCAACGTCGTGCAGAGCCAGGTGCAGGTCTTCACCCCGATCGCCATCGACCACGCGAAGCAGCTCGGCAACACCGTCGCCGAGATCGCGCGCACGAAGTCGGGCATCGTGAAGCCGTCCTCGTCGGTGGTGTCGAGCGCGCAGACGCCCGAGGCCCTCGCCGAACTCGAGCGGGCCGCCGAACTCACCGAGTCGACCCTCGCGGTCGAGGGAACGGCGTTCGGGGTCACCAGCGACACCCCGGCCGTCGGCGGGCAGCTCGTCAGCGTGCAGGGCATCGCCGGCACCTACGACGACCTGTTCGTGCCGCTGTTCGGCGCCCACCAGGCCCACAACGCGGCCGTCGCGATCGCCGCGGTCGAGTCGTTCCTCGGTCGGGGCAGCCAGGCGCTCGACGAGGACGTCCTCAGCGAAGGGCTCGCGAACGCCACGAGCCCGGGTCGGCTGCAGCCGATCGCGACCGGGCCGACCGTCGTGGTCGACGCGGCGCACAACCCGCACGGCGCGAAGGCCCTGGCCGACGCGCTGCCGGTGGCGTTCCCCTCCGACCACGTCGTGGGCGTCGTCGGGATCCTCCGCGACAAGGACGCCCGCGGATTCGTCCGCGCCCTGAAGGACACCGTCGCGACGTTCGTGGTGACGCAGCCGCCGGGGGAGCGGGCGCTCGACGCCGACGAGTTCGCCCGGGTCGTCGTCGACGAGGTCGGCAACGACCGGGTCGTCGTCGAGCCGTCGCTCGCCGGGGCCCTGCAGGAGGCCCGAGACCTGGCCGACGACGCCGACGCCGAGGACGCGATGGTCCTGGTCGCCGGCTCGATCGTCATGGTCGGCGCCGTGATGGAACTCGTGCACCGGGAAGGCGGGACGAAGTGA
- a CDS encoding cation diffusion facilitator family transporter, whose amino-acid sequence MPSSTSSEAPETTPDASSSSSDQKPESLLTVLIAFGANLLVAIAKSVAAMLTGSASMVAEAAHSWADTGNEVFLLIAERRGARKRDVRHPLGYGRETYIWSMFAAFGLFTAGAIVSIYHGITELGDTGPAEDVMLNYIVLGVSFLLEGTSFLQAFRQAHGAATKRRVPVLRHVLQSSNPTLRAVFAEDAAALVGLVIAFLGVFLHQVTGLAVFDAIGSIAVGLLLGVVAIVLIDRNRRFLLGEATSPELEDAVLVELLARDQVESVSYLHLEFVGPSRVYLVAAVDLVGNDTEEHVAGRLRRIEQSLEDSQYVEEAVLTLSVPGAAVLVPTGNDIPEVVKDGTVEDVASGGAGTLRG is encoded by the coding sequence ATGCCCTCGTCGACGTCATCCGAGGCTCCGGAGACCACTCCGGACGCCTCGTCCTCCAGCTCGGACCAGAAGCCGGAGTCCCTGCTCACCGTCCTCATCGCGTTCGGCGCGAACCTGCTCGTCGCGATCGCGAAGTCCGTCGCCGCGATGCTCACCGGATCGGCCTCGATGGTGGCCGAGGCCGCGCACTCGTGGGCCGACACCGGCAACGAGGTCTTCCTGCTCATCGCGGAACGCCGGGGCGCCCGGAAGCGCGACGTCCGACACCCGCTCGGCTACGGCCGCGAGACCTACATCTGGTCGATGTTCGCCGCGTTCGGGCTCTTCACCGCCGGCGCGATCGTGTCGATCTACCACGGCATCACCGAGCTCGGCGACACCGGACCGGCCGAGGACGTCATGCTCAACTACATCGTGCTCGGGGTGTCGTTCCTGCTCGAGGGCACGAGCTTCCTGCAGGCGTTCCGCCAGGCGCACGGTGCGGCGACGAAGCGCCGGGTGCCGGTCCTCCGGCACGTGCTGCAGTCGTCGAACCCGACGCTCCGTGCGGTCTTCGCCGAGGACGCCGCCGCGCTCGTCGGCCTGGTGATCGCGTTCCTCGGCGTCTTCCTGCACCAGGTCACCGGACTGGCCGTGTTCGACGCCATCGGGTCGATCGCGGTCGGCCTGCTGCTCGGTGTCGTCGCGATCGTGTTGATCGACCGCAACCGCCGGTTCCTGCTCGGCGAGGCCACCTCGCCGGAGCTCGAGGACGCGGTGCTCGTCGAGCTGCTCGCCCGCGACCAGGTCGAGAGCGTCAGCTACCTGCACCTGGAGTTCGTCGGGCCGTCGCGGGTCTACCTGGTGGCCGCGGTCGACCTGGTCGGCAACGACACCGAGGAGCACGTCGCCGGTCGGCTCCGGAGGATCGAGCAGTCGCTCGAGGACAGCCAGTACGTCGAGGAGGCCGTGCTCACGTTGTCCGTGCCGGGTGCGGCCGTGCTCGTGCCGACGGGGAACGACATCCCCGAGGTCGTCAAGGACGGGACCGTCGAGGACGTCGCGTCCGGCGGGGCCGGGACGCTCCGGGGCTGA
- a CDS encoding acyl-CoA-like ligand-binding transcription factor: MDAPTRRGGRPRRSSAEVLADAAAELFLEQGYTKTTVDHIAARAGVSRATFFNYFAAKSDVMWLDLDAAVADLPQHLATSTESSAVRAVEDALLAAARAHDPDRVPWAIAQAEVMDVGAELVASVATRVTAQHQAVASFVAGRTGEHPGSLWPQTVAGSMLGAAAAAFGVWVTDGVGRRPLVEYVGAALTPVVAGLDAR, translated from the coding sequence ATGGACGCACCCACCCGACGAGGCGGTCGACCGCGCCGATCGAGCGCCGAGGTGCTCGCGGACGCCGCTGCCGAGCTCTTCCTCGAGCAGGGCTACACGAAGACCACGGTCGACCACATCGCCGCCCGGGCCGGGGTCAGTCGCGCCACCTTCTTCAACTACTTCGCCGCGAAGTCGGACGTCATGTGGCTCGACCTGGACGCCGCCGTGGCCGACCTGCCGCAGCACCTGGCGACCTCCACCGAATCGAGCGCCGTCCGCGCGGTCGAGGACGCCCTGCTCGCCGCCGCCCGCGCCCACGACCCGGACCGGGTGCCGTGGGCGATCGCACAGGCCGAGGTGATGGACGTCGGCGCCGAACTCGTCGCGAGCGTCGCCACCCGGGTCACCGCGCAGCACCAGGCCGTCGCGTCCTTCGTGGCCGGACGGACCGGTGAGCACCCGGGGTCGCTCTGGCCGCAGACCGTGGCGGGCTCGATGCTCGGTGCGGCGGCTGCGGCGTTCGGGGTCTGGGTGACGGACGGCGTCGGTCGGCGTCCGCTCGTCGAGTACGTCGGCGCCGCGTTGACGCCAGTCGTGGCGGGGCTCGACGCGCGCTGA
- the ileS gene encoding isoleucine--tRNA ligase has product MRYPLNRDPANDPSSNGADGVSPSPSFPAVEDGILAFWKGDDTFRASIAQREGADEWTFYDGPPFANGLPHYGHLLTGYAKDVFPRYQTMRGKQVHRRFGWDTHGLPAELEAMRQLGITEKHEIDAMGIDVFNAAARKSVLQYTDEWQQYVTRQARWVDFEDDYKTLDVTFMESVLWAWKSLWDKGLAYEGFRVLPYCWNDQTPLSNHELRMDDDVYKMRQDQSVTVAFPLTGARADALGLTGVRALAWTTTPWTLPTNAALAVGPEIAYAVVPAGPGGAADGGSAGSDSTLPAHYLLAADTVAAHAKDLGYESAEAAVEAVTRTIAGRELDGVTYERLFDFLAETEGMENAWTILVAEYVETGEGTGIVHQAPAYGADDQEVCAAAGIPVVLSLDDGGVFTSQFGEVAGMLWSDANKPLTKAVRDAGRLLRQASYEHSYPHCWRCRKPLIYKAVSSWFVRVTEIRDRMGELNQDITWVPDNVKDGQFGKWVGNAIDWSVSRNRYFGTPIPVWQSDDPAYPRQDVYGSLEEIERDFGRLPLNAEGQVDLHRPFIDDLTRPNPDDPTGNSTMRRITDVFDVWFDSGSMPYAQVHYPFENAEWFDSHSPADFIVEYIGQTRGWFYVMHVLSTALFDRPAFTNVISHGIVLGSDGQKMSKSLRNYPDVSEVFDRDGADAMRWFLMSSSVIRGGNLVVTEEGIRQGVREFLLPFWSTYYFFTLYSNASGADGYQASRRTDSTDVLDRYLLAKTRVLVADVTTHLDALDTPLAAQAVRDFADVLTNWYVRRSRDKFWAGAQSAPEARAAFDTLFTVLETLARVAAPLAPLVTEEVWKGLTGDRSVHLTDWPDAAEFPADDALVQAMDRVREVASKGLALRKSTGKRVRLPLATLTLVVPDPAAVEPFADILRDELNVKRVVLEEQAEESLAQYGIERKLTVNARAAGPRIGKAVQQVIPAAKKGDWVATDTGVTVGGIDLVEGEYTLDLTVADAATAVAFLDGGGFVVLDTVTTPELEAEGLARDVVRAVQQARRDAGLDVGDRITLTLRVSTAAADAVRAHDQLIAGETLATTIDVVATDFAADDSATEVGDDAKVSVEVARA; this is encoded by the coding sequence GTGCGTTACCCCCTGAACCGCGATCCCGCGAACGACCCGTCGTCGAACGGTGCGGACGGTGTCTCCCCGTCCCCGTCCTTCCCCGCGGTCGAGGACGGCATCCTCGCCTTCTGGAAGGGCGACGACACGTTCCGCGCCTCGATCGCGCAGCGCGAGGGCGCCGACGAGTGGACCTTCTACGACGGCCCGCCGTTCGCCAACGGCCTGCCGCACTACGGGCACCTGCTGACCGGCTACGCCAAGGACGTCTTCCCGCGCTACCAGACCATGCGCGGCAAGCAGGTGCACCGCCGCTTCGGCTGGGACACGCACGGCCTGCCCGCCGAACTCGAGGCGATGCGCCAGCTCGGCATCACCGAGAAGCACGAGATCGACGCCATGGGCATCGACGTCTTCAACGCGGCCGCCCGGAAGTCCGTGCTGCAGTACACCGACGAGTGGCAGCAGTACGTCACCCGGCAGGCGCGCTGGGTCGACTTCGAGGACGACTACAAGACCCTCGACGTCACCTTCATGGAGAGCGTCCTCTGGGCGTGGAAGAGCCTGTGGGACAAGGGCCTGGCGTACGAGGGCTTCCGCGTCCTGCCGTACTGCTGGAACGACCAGACCCCGCTGTCGAACCACGAGCTGCGCATGGACGACGACGTCTACAAGATGCGTCAGGACCAGTCCGTCACGGTCGCGTTCCCGCTGACGGGTGCCCGTGCGGACGCGCTCGGCCTGACCGGCGTCCGCGCCCTCGCCTGGACGACGACGCCGTGGACGCTGCCGACGAACGCCGCGCTCGCGGTCGGTCCGGAGATCGCCTACGCGGTCGTGCCGGCCGGGCCGGGAGGCGCGGCGGACGGTGGTAGCGCCGGTTCCGACTCGACTCTGCCCGCCCACTACCTGCTCGCCGCCGACACGGTGGCCGCGCACGCGAAGGACCTCGGGTACGAGTCCGCCGAGGCAGCAGTCGAGGCCGTCACCCGCACGATCGCGGGCCGGGAGCTCGACGGCGTCACCTACGAGCGCCTGTTCGACTTCCTGGCGGAGACCGAGGGCATGGAGAACGCCTGGACGATCCTGGTCGCCGAGTACGTCGAGACCGGTGAGGGCACCGGCATCGTCCACCAGGCCCCGGCCTACGGTGCCGACGACCAGGAGGTCTGCGCGGCCGCGGGCATCCCCGTGGTGCTCTCGCTCGACGACGGCGGGGTGTTCACGTCCCAGTTCGGCGAGGTCGCCGGCATGCTCTGGTCGGACGCGAACAAGCCGCTGACGAAGGCCGTGCGCGACGCCGGACGACTGCTCCGCCAGGCGTCCTACGAGCACAGCTACCCGCACTGCTGGCGCTGCCGCAAGCCCCTCATCTACAAGGCCGTCTCGTCGTGGTTCGTCCGCGTCACCGAGATCCGCGACCGCATGGGCGAGCTGAACCAGGACATCACCTGGGTGCCGGACAACGTGAAGGACGGCCAGTTCGGCAAGTGGGTCGGGAACGCCATCGACTGGTCGGTCTCCCGCAACCGGTACTTCGGCACGCCGATCCCGGTGTGGCAGTCCGACGACCCGGCGTACCCGCGCCAGGACGTCTACGGGTCGCTCGAGGAGATCGAGCGCGACTTCGGCCGCCTGCCGCTGAACGCCGAGGGGCAGGTCGACCTGCACCGGCCGTTCATCGACGACCTGACGCGCCCGAACCCCGACGACCCCACGGGGAACTCGACGATGCGCCGGATCACCGACGTGTTCGACGTCTGGTTCGACTCCGGGTCGATGCCGTACGCCCAGGTGCACTACCCGTTCGAGAACGCCGAGTGGTTCGACAGCCACAGCCCGGCCGACTTCATCGTCGAGTACATCGGGCAGACGCGTGGCTGGTTCTACGTCATGCACGTGCTGTCGACGGCGCTGTTCGACCGTCCGGCGTTCACGAACGTCATCAGCCACGGCATCGTGCTGGGCTCCGACGGCCAGAAGATGTCGAAGAGCCTGCGGAACTACCCGGACGTCTCCGAGGTCTTCGACCGCGACGGCGCCGACGCGATGCGCTGGTTCCTGATGTCCTCGTCGGTGATCCGCGGCGGCAACCTCGTCGTCACCGAGGAGGGGATCCGCCAGGGCGTCCGTGAGTTCCTGCTGCCGTTCTGGTCGACGTACTACTTCTTCACGCTGTACTCGAACGCGTCCGGGGCCGACGGCTACCAGGCGTCGCGCCGCACGGACAGCACCGACGTACTCGACCGGTACCTGCTCGCCAAGACCCGGGTGCTCGTCGCCGACGTCACGACGCACCTCGACGCGCTCGACACCCCGCTGGCCGCCCAGGCTGTCCGCGACTTCGCCGACGTGCTCACCAACTGGTACGTCCGCCGATCCCGCGACAAGTTCTGGGCCGGTGCGCAGTCCGCCCCGGAGGCCCGTGCCGCGTTCGACACGCTGTTCACGGTCCTCGAGACACTCGCCCGGGTGGCGGCGCCGCTGGCGCCGCTCGTCACAGAGGAGGTCTGGAAGGGCCTGACCGGCGACCGCAGCGTGCACCTGACCGACTGGCCGGACGCCGCCGAGTTCCCGGCGGACGACGCCCTCGTCCAGGCGATGGACCGGGTGCGGGAGGTCGCGTCGAAGGGCCTCGCGCTCCGGAAGTCGACCGGCAAGCGGGTCCGCCTGCCGTTGGCGACCCTGACGCTCGTCGTGCCGGACCCCGCCGCCGTCGAGCCGTTCGCGGACATCCTCCGCGACGAGCTCAACGTGAAGCGGGTGGTGCTCGAGGAGCAGGCCGAGGAGTCGTTGGCGCAGTACGGCATCGAGCGGAAGCTCACCGTCAACGCCCGTGCCGCCGGCCCGCGCATCGGCAAGGCCGTGCAGCAGGTGATCCCGGCCGCCAAGAAGGGCGACTGGGTGGCGACCGACACCGGCGTCACCGTCGGCGGCATCGACCTGGTCGAGGGCGAGTACACGCTCGACCTGACCGTGGCGGACGCCGCGACGGCCGTGGCGTTCCTCGACGGCGGCGGCTTCGTCGTCCTCGACACCGTCACGACGCCGGAGCTCGAGGCCGAGGGCCTGGCCCGCGACGTCGTCCGCGCCGTGCAGCAGGCCCGCCGTGACGCCGGACTCGACGTCGGCGACCGCATCACCCTGACGCTCCGGGTCTCGACCGCCGCCGCCGACGCGGTCCGGGCGCACGACCAGCTGATCGCCGGGGAGACCCTGGCGACGACGATCGACGTCGTCGCGACCGACTTCGCCGCGGACGACTCCGCGACCGAGGTCGGCGACGACGCGAAGGTGTCCGTGGAGGTGGCACGCGCATGA
- a CDS encoding DsbA family protein: MSDNESKKARRNAARERAREARQKEQARRRRNKTFLISGIIVGALAVVAIVVLVVANSIQPVGPGPKNMASDGILLTGKSGKIVPVETKAIPEGGKPTATKQDDSVANITLYEDYMCPVCNQFETGNMTQIKQWVKDGTATLEVHPFNLLDRSSLGSKYSTRAAAAAACVANYDPDAFLDVNTAFYANQPSENTRGLTNDKLADIAKKAGATNAKVQSCITDQKFAGWVADATNRVLTQPLANSDVPKLTGTPTVIVNGKQYNADNTTAWSDTSSFATFVEQHGGSSK; the protein is encoded by the coding sequence ATGAGCGACAACGAGAGCAAGAAGGCGCGCCGCAACGCCGCGCGCGAGCGTGCCCGCGAGGCCCGCCAGAAGGAGCAGGCCCGCCGACGTCGGAACAAGACGTTCCTGATCAGCGGCATCATCGTCGGCGCCCTGGCGGTCGTGGCGATCGTCGTGCTCGTGGTCGCGAACTCGATCCAGCCCGTCGGGCCCGGACCGAAGAACATGGCGAGCGACGGCATCCTGCTCACGGGCAAGAGCGGCAAGATCGTCCCCGTCGAGACGAAGGCCATCCCCGAGGGCGGCAAGCCGACAGCGACGAAGCAGGACGACTCGGTCGCGAACATCACCCTGTACGAGGACTACATGTGCCCCGTCTGCAACCAGTTCGAGACCGGCAACATGACCCAGATCAAGCAGTGGGTCAAGGACGGCACCGCCACCCTCGAGGTACACCCCTTCAACCTGCTCGACCGTTCCTCGCTCGGCTCCAAGTACTCCACTCGTGCCGCTGCGGCAGCCGCCTGTGTCGCGAACTACGACCCCGACGCCTTCCTCGACGTCAACACCGCCTTCTACGCGAACCAGCCGTCGGAGAACACCCGCGGTCTGACGAACGACAAGCTCGCCGACATCGCGAAGAAGGCCGGCGCGACGAACGCGAAGGTGCAGTCGTGCATCACCGACCAGAAGTTCGCCGGTTGGGTCGCTGACGCCACGAACCGCGTCCTGACCCAGCCGCTCGCCAACTCCGACGTCCCCAAGCTCACGGGCACGCCCACGGTGATCGTGAACGGCAAGCAGTACAACGCCGACAACACCACCGCGTGGAGTGACACCAGCTCCTTCGCCACGTTCGTCGAGCAGCACGGCGGCTCGAGCAAGTAG
- the ndk gene encoding nucleoside-diphosphate kinase, translating into MSELEETLVLVKPDGVARQLTGEILRRIEAKGYEIVDLKMLTAPRDLLDSHYEEHQGKPFFEPLVEFMQSGPVVAVRVAGNGVIAGFRSLAGTTDPTSAAPGTIRGDLGRDWGLKVQQNLVHGSDSTESATRELGLWFA; encoded by the coding sequence GTGTCCGAACTCGAAGAGACCCTCGTCCTCGTCAAGCCCGACGGCGTCGCCCGCCAGCTCACCGGTGAGATCCTCCGCCGGATCGAGGCCAAGGGCTACGAGATCGTCGACCTGAAGATGCTGACCGCGCCGCGCGACCTGCTCGACAGCCACTACGAGGAGCACCAGGGCAAGCCGTTCTTCGAGCCGCTCGTCGAGTTCATGCAGTCCGGTCCGGTCGTCGCCGTCCGTGTTGCGGGCAACGGCGTCATCGCCGGGTTCCGCTCGCTCGCCGGCACCACCGACCCGACCTCGGCTGCGCCGGGCACGATCCGTGGTGACCTGGGTCGCGACTGGGGCCTCAAGGTCCAGCAGAACCTGGTGCACGGCTCCGACTCCACCGAGTCCGCCACGCGTGAGCTCGGTCTCTGGTTCGCCTGA
- a CDS encoding ABC transporter substrate-binding protein: MILDPVQKTPALRRIVTGVASAATVLLAVAACSGGGAPGDSSTPVRGGTLTYASGDAEPTCLDPHVGGNYPQALLATQYVEELVGLHDGEPTPELATKWTTSNDGKTLTFTLRDDVTFTDGTPFDAAAVVANIEHVQDPATASSTGYLALQSITKASATDDRTVTLSLSRPDAALLESFSQPWVGMESPKALQRKQATNCESPVGTGPFRVTDWKHGDRVTLTKNADYTPLGGSTTKPRLDGLTWRFLPDSTSRYAALQSGQVDVIDNAQPDQLRAASSKAAIRDLDAPRPGASNRLELNSGHGVFQDESVRKAFIAAAEIDPGLKSLFLGTAKRSYSVLSSVEPTSYSDEALFGYDPSEAERLLDAAGWKENGDGVREKDGKPLTVTFPVSTNQSVPAERSLFQQIQASEAKVGISVKLEELDLSSWYAALAKNQYDVVSAPYTKVGPDVLRILYDSASITPAPSGYFANLAQLDDPALDRLLERAAQTADSAERADLVEQAQKTILESRTVLPLYDQQNHFLYRSAVHGISTTSVSTPWFGTAWLAR, encoded by the coding sequence ATGATCTTGGACCCAGTACAGAAAACCCCGGCGCTGCGGCGCATCGTGACCGGCGTCGCCAGCGCGGCCACGGTCCTCCTGGCCGTCGCCGCCTGCTCCGGCGGTGGCGCCCCCGGCGACAGCAGCACCCCGGTGCGCGGCGGCACGCTGACGTACGCGTCCGGTGACGCCGAACCGACCTGCCTGGACCCGCACGTCGGCGGCAACTACCCGCAGGCGCTCCTGGCGACGCAGTACGTCGAGGAGCTGGTCGGGCTCCACGACGGCGAGCCGACGCCCGAGCTCGCCACGAAGTGGACCACGAGCAACGACGGCAAGACGCTCACCTTCACGCTCCGCGACGACGTGACGTTCACCGACGGCACCCCGTTCGACGCCGCCGCCGTCGTGGCGAACATCGAGCACGTGCAGGACCCGGCGACCGCGTCGAGCACCGGGTACCTCGCACTGCAGTCGATCACGAAGGCCTCGGCCACCGACGACCGCACGGTCACCCTGTCGCTGAGCCGCCCGGACGCCGCGCTGCTCGAGTCGTTCTCGCAGCCCTGGGTCGGCATGGAGTCGCCGAAGGCCCTGCAGCGCAAGCAGGCCACGAACTGCGAGTCCCCCGTCGGCACCGGCCCGTTCCGGGTCACCGACTGGAAGCACGGTGACCGCGTCACCCTGACGAAGAACGCCGACTACACACCGCTCGGCGGCTCGACCACGAAGCCCCGGCTCGACGGGCTGACCTGGCGCTTCCTGCCGGACTCGACCTCCCGCTACGCGGCGCTGCAGTCCGGGCAGGTCGACGTCATCGACAACGCGCAGCCCGACCAGCTCCGGGCAGCGTCGTCGAAGGCCGCCATCCGCGACCTCGACGCACCCCGCCCCGGCGCGTCGAACCGGCTCGAGCTGAACTCCGGGCACGGGGTGTTCCAGGACGAGTCCGTCCGCAAGGCCTTCATCGCCGCGGCCGAGATCGACCCCGGACTCAAGTCGCTCTTCCTCGGCACCGCGAAGCGCTCGTACTCGGTGCTGTCGAGCGTCGAGCCGACGTCGTACTCGGACGAGGCGCTCTTCGGGTACGACCCGTCGGAGGCCGAGCGTCTGCTCGACGCAGCGGGCTGGAAGGAGAACGGCGACGGCGTCCGCGAGAAGGACGGCAAGCCCCTCACCGTCACGTTCCCGGTCTCGACGAACCAGTCCGTGCCGGCCGAGCGCAGCCTGTTCCAGCAGATCCAGGCCTCCGAGGCGAAGGTCGGCATCTCGGTCAAGCTCGAGGAACTCGACCTGTCCAGCTGGTACGCCGCCCTGGCGAAGAACCAGTACGACGTCGTGAGTGCGCCGTACACGAAGGTCGGCCCGGACGTCCTGCGCATCCTCTACGACTCCGCGTCGATCACGCCGGCACCGTCCGGGTACTTCGCGAACCTCGCCCAGCTCGACGACCCGGCGCTCGACCGGTTGCTCGAACGGGCGGCGCAGACCGCGGACTCGGCCGAGCGCGCCGACCTGGTCGAACAGGCACAGAAGACGATCCTCGAGAGCCGGACCGTCCTGCCGCTCTACGACCAGCAGAACCACTTCCTGTACCGCTCGGCCGTGCACGGCATCTCGACCACGTCGGTGTCGACGCCGTGGTTCGGGACCGCCTGGCTGGCCCGCTGA
- a CDS encoding vitamin K epoxide reductase family protein yields the protein MSSTTTAPRRPVAVAILLIVTGAVGLFAAFNLVLDEFAKYENPKKVLTCDVSPFVNCSNVMASAQGHLFGFPNPLLGLMGFVAPIAVGVVLLAGFRGTKWFWTLFNSGLFLAWVFVTWLFTQTVWFIGYLCPWCMLVWAMTIPLFWLFTIWNLAKGNLPFGARARRVGRALLPFCWAFPLANYLFIAVVILVEFPNVLTTL from the coding sequence GTGAGTTCGACGACTACTGCTCCCCGCCGTCCGGTCGCCGTCGCGATCCTGCTGATCGTGACGGGCGCCGTCGGGCTCTTCGCCGCCTTCAACCTGGTGCTGGACGAGTTCGCGAAGTACGAGAACCCGAAGAAGGTGCTGACGTGCGACGTCAGCCCGTTCGTGAACTGCTCGAACGTGATGGCCAGTGCGCAGGGACATCTGTTCGGCTTCCCCAACCCACTGCTCGGGCTCATGGGGTTCGTCGCTCCCATCGCCGTCGGGGTCGTGTTGCTGGCGGGCTTCCGCGGCACGAAGTGGTTCTGGACACTGTTCAACTCCGGACTCTTCCTGGCCTGGGTCTTCGTCACCTGGCTCTTCACGCAGACCGTCTGGTTCATCGGGTACCTGTGCCCCTGGTGCATGCTCGTCTGGGCGATGACCATCCCACTCTTCTGGCTGTTCACGATCTGGAACCTCGCGAAGGGCAACCTGCCGTTCGGCGCCCGGGCACGTCGGGTCGGCCGCGCGCTCCTGCCGTTCTGCTGGGCCTTCCCGCTCGCGAACTACCTGTTCATCGCCGTGGTGATCTTGGTCGAGTTCCCGAACGTCCTGACAACGCTCTGA
- a CDS encoding DUF4233 domain-containing protein yields MTDAGRASRPPRAPRTRRPRRDRGARESLLSITLVLEAIMFFFPMLVVFGKHTLPAGLAFGGGIAAIVILALASRLTGSRAGVWFGWLLQAAILATGFIEPFMVAVGVVFLALWVFCFVKGGQLDRQNAARRAALGEE; encoded by the coding sequence GTGACGGACGCGGGACGGGCCTCCCGGCCGCCGCGCGCACCCCGGACGCGCCGTCCGCGTCGCGACCGCGGGGCCCGCGAGAGCCTGCTGTCGATCACCCTGGTGCTCGAGGCGATCATGTTCTTCTTCCCGATGCTCGTCGTCTTCGGCAAGCACACCCTGCCGGCCGGGCTGGCCTTCGGGGGTGGGATCGCGGCGATCGTGATCCTGGCCCTGGCGTCCCGCCTGACCGGTTCCCGCGCCGGTGTATGGTTCGGATGGCTGCTGCAGGCGGCCATCCTCGCCACCGGGTTCATCGAGCCCTTCATGGTCGCGGTGGGCGTGGTGTTCCTGGCGCTGTGGGTGTTCTGCTTCGTCAAGGGCGGTCAGCTCGACCGCCAGAACGCCGCCCGCCGAGCCGCACTCGGCGAGGAATGA